One region of Polynucleobacter sp. Adler-ghost genomic DNA includes:
- a CDS encoding ABC transporter ATP-binding protein, whose protein sequence is MNLLNIHNIYTAYDRIDVLEDVSIEVKQGEITCILGANGAGKSTLIRSILGLTPANRGQILFKGEDITHLPSHKIIEQGIACVPEGRRVFPRMTVDENLSAGAYLVKDKNVIEERRLHVKTLFPRLAERSSQVAGTMSGGEQAMLAISRSLMSSPDLLIFDEPSLGLSPLFVKENFKIIKEINQMGTTVLLVEQNVRQTLAIAHRGYVISKGQVVAKGNAKELADNAEVQAAYFG, encoded by the coding sequence ATGAACTTGCTAAATATTCATAATATTTATACGGCTTACGATCGTATTGATGTTCTCGAGGATGTATCAATCGAAGTTAAACAAGGCGAGATCACCTGCATCTTGGGCGCAAATGGCGCAGGAAAATCAACTTTAATTCGATCTATCTTAGGATTAACGCCAGCAAATCGGGGTCAAATTCTATTCAAGGGTGAAGACATCACGCATTTACCATCCCACAAAATTATTGAGCAAGGCATTGCCTGCGTTCCAGAGGGGCGCCGTGTTTTTCCTCGAATGACGGTTGATGAAAACTTGTCTGCTGGCGCTTATTTAGTCAAAGACAAGAATGTAATCGAGGAACGTCGCTTACATGTGAAGACGCTATTTCCTCGATTGGCTGAGCGCTCTTCGCAAGTAGCTGGAACAATGTCAGGTGGTGAGCAGGCTATGCTGGCTATTAGCCGCAGTTTAATGAGTTCGCCTGATCTGCTGATTTTTGATGAACCTTCATTGGGATTATCGCCGCTATTTGTTAAAGAGAATTTCAAAATCATCAAAGAAATAAATCAGATGGGAACTACTGTGCTCTTAGTCGAGCAGAATGTACGCCAAACTTTGGCAATTGCGCATCGAGGGTATGTAATCTCTAAAGGTCAAGTTGTTGCCAAGGGTAATGCAAAGGAACTTGCCGATAACGCGGAAGTTCAAGCCGCCTATTTTGGATAA
- a CDS encoding branched-chain amino acid ABC transporter substrate-binding protein → MKSIVSALVLAFCSSLSLSASAKDTVKIAYIGPLTGGVSANGIGGRNSADLAVRLRNQDPNAKYKYELVSADDECKPNVGVQVATKIAADNSIIAGVTHYCSAVAMSTVDVYHKFGLPVMVWGAVLPEITYGNDYKEIHRVNGTMINQNEVAAKFLTGLGYKKWVIIHDTTDYGKGHNKYFTQYLTKNGGQILGTFGVTADQQDFTAELTKIKDLKPEVVYFGGLTPIGIRIRTQMDRLGIKAVFEGTSGIKSDAYIEGLGKLSEGSLSFIEGAPWEKLPGGLEFTAKYNQQKYPDAPEAYGPFAYTAANLIMDAIEKAGPNRKKVMDVLNKTNNVDTIIGKVSFDDRRQNIVPLISKYVAQDGKWVVWEDSLYAKKQRKLGQ, encoded by the coding sequence ATGAAATCCATTGTTTCAGCTTTAGTTCTCGCTTTTTGTTCCAGCCTTTCCTTAAGCGCTTCAGCTAAAGACACTGTAAAGATAGCCTACATTGGGCCTTTGACTGGCGGCGTATCTGCTAATGGCATTGGCGGTCGAAACTCGGCTGATCTTGCGGTTCGCCTCCGTAACCAGGATCCCAACGCTAAATATAAGTATGAACTTGTATCTGCAGATGATGAATGCAAGCCAAACGTTGGCGTTCAAGTTGCTACAAAGATTGCTGCTGATAACTCAATCATTGCTGGCGTAACTCACTATTGCTCAGCAGTCGCAATGAGCACTGTGGATGTTTATCATAAATTTGGCCTGCCAGTAATGGTCTGGGGAGCAGTATTGCCAGAGATTACGTATGGCAACGACTATAAAGAGATTCATCGTGTCAATGGCACCATGATTAATCAGAATGAGGTCGCGGCTAAATTTCTTACAGGCCTGGGTTATAAAAAGTGGGTCATTATTCATGACACTACAGATTACGGTAAGGGCCATAACAAATACTTCACTCAATATTTAACCAAAAATGGTGGGCAAATTTTGGGTACTTTCGGCGTTACCGCTGATCAACAAGACTTTACTGCTGAGTTGACGAAGATTAAAGACTTGAAACCTGAGGTTGTTTATTTTGGCGGCCTAACTCCAATCGGTATTCGTATTCGTACACAAATGGATCGCCTGGGCATCAAGGCTGTATTCGAAGGAACATCTGGAATTAAGTCTGATGCCTATATTGAAGGTTTAGGCAAATTGTCAGAGGGCTCACTTTCTTTCATCGAGGGCGCTCCTTGGGAGAAGCTGCCAGGCGGCTTGGAATTTACAGCCAAGTACAACCAACAGAAATATCCAGACGCGCCTGAAGCTTATGGCCCTTTTGCATATACAGCTGCTAACTTGATTATGGATGCCATTGAAAAAGCTGGCCCAAATCGGAAGAAGGTAATGGATGTTCTTAACAAGACAAATAACGTTGATACGATTATCGGCAAGGTTAGTTTTGATGATCGCCGCCAGAACATCGTCCCATTAATTTCTAAGTACGTTGCACAAGATGGTAAGTGGGTTGTTTGGGAAGATAGCTTGTATGCCAAGAAGCAGCGTAAGTTAGGGCAATAA
- a CDS encoding ABC transporter ATP-binding protein codes for MSQVKNKILEAHNLTMRFGGVTALDSLNLHVNEGEVLGLLGPNGSGKTTFFNVITGLYRATAGNVTFRGRDLTDASAQEVYREAITRTFQRSRLSLPLTVFDNIAIGDNRRLNTGLIFNLFKRKQFRQEYDHVVEQVNQLLLTFNPKLAGKIFEPVASLPMIDRRRIEICRALISEPDLLLLDEPSAGMTHDETVEVMDDILQVRSKIKPFTIILIEHEMGLIQRMTERCIVLNYGKKIAEGTYDEIVNNPEVQVAYLGQE; via the coding sequence ATGAGTCAAGTTAAAAATAAAATTCTGGAGGCTCACAATCTAACCATGCGCTTTGGTGGTGTTACAGCGCTGGATTCTCTGAATTTGCATGTAAATGAGGGCGAGGTTCTCGGCCTTTTGGGTCCAAATGGCTCCGGTAAAACTACATTCTTTAATGTGATCACTGGTCTTTATAGAGCAACCGCTGGCAATGTGACGTTCAGGGGGCGTGATCTTACTGATGCGAGTGCTCAGGAAGTCTATCGTGAGGCAATTACGAGAACCTTTCAACGCTCTAGACTGTCTTTGCCCCTCACTGTTTTTGACAATATTGCGATTGGTGATAATCGCCGTCTAAATACTGGATTAATTTTTAATCTCTTCAAGCGAAAGCAATTTAGACAGGAGTATGACCATGTGGTGGAGCAGGTAAATCAACTACTCCTAACCTTTAATCCGAAATTAGCGGGAAAAATATTCGAGCCTGTTGCCAGCCTACCGATGATTGACCGCCGTCGTATCGAGATTTGTCGCGCCTTAATTAGCGAGCCAGATCTTTTGTTGCTAGATGAGCCCTCTGCTGGAATGACCCATGATGAAACTGTTGAGGTGATGGATGATATTTTGCAGGTTCGTAGCAAAATAAAGCCATTCACAATCATTTTAATTGAGCATGAAATGGGCTTAATTCAGCGCATGACTGAGCGTTGCATTGTATTAAATTACGGTAAAAAAATTGCTGAGGGCACCTACGATGAGATTGTTAATAATCCTGAGGTTCAGGTGGCCTACTTAGGACAAGAGTGA
- a CDS encoding M20 family metallopeptidase, with protein sequence MNAKLNPVALTQELIRFNTVNPPGNEDQICEYLKTLLESAGYECRLIEFAPRRTSLVAKIGSCSADKPSICFTGHVDVVPLGARPWKFEPFAGLINDGKLYGRGSSDMKSGISAFVVAGIEMAHQAKQGAGVTMIITAGEETGCEGAFHLAANKEIVDFLGPAGCFVVAEPTANEPLLGHKGAYWLRAKTEGVTAHGSMPERGDNAFYKLAKAALKLEQFSFDTPPHEMMGQGTLNIGTAKAGLNINSVPDAAEMTLDIRTVAGQSHSHIYGCLCKALGPTVQLDTIIDIEGVFTPANDPWMEKVFEHCTKLNGIRPIEKTVSYFTDASALKSVIGNPPTVILGPGQPEMAHQTDEFCYVDKIEDATKLFANLISDWQKP encoded by the coding sequence GTGAACGCTAAACTAAACCCCGTCGCATTAACTCAAGAGCTCATTCGTTTTAATACGGTGAACCCGCCTGGCAATGAAGATCAAATTTGCGAATACTTGAAAACTCTCTTAGAGTCGGCGGGCTATGAGTGTCGTCTGATTGAGTTTGCCCCAAGACGAACAAGCTTAGTTGCAAAAATTGGATCTTGTAGCGCTGATAAACCGAGTATTTGCTTTACAGGCCACGTTGATGTTGTGCCCTTAGGTGCGCGTCCTTGGAAGTTTGAGCCCTTTGCTGGCCTGATTAATGATGGCAAGCTCTATGGTCGTGGTTCAAGCGATATGAAAAGCGGTATCTCTGCATTTGTAGTAGCGGGTATAGAGATGGCACATCAAGCTAAGCAGGGTGCTGGTGTGACTATGATCATTACTGCAGGTGAAGAAACAGGCTGTGAAGGTGCATTTCATCTTGCTGCCAATAAAGAGATTGTAGATTTCTTAGGCCCGGCCGGTTGCTTTGTTGTTGCTGAGCCTACCGCTAATGAGCCGCTGCTTGGTCATAAGGGCGCCTACTGGCTAAGAGCTAAAACGGAGGGAGTAACTGCTCATGGCTCGATGCCCGAGAGAGGCGATAACGCATTCTATAAGCTTGCTAAAGCAGCATTAAAACTGGAGCAATTTAGTTTTGATACACCCCCACATGAAATGATGGGGCAGGGAACATTGAACATTGGTACTGCTAAAGCTGGATTGAACATCAACTCTGTTCCAGATGCTGCAGAAATGACCTTAGATATTCGTACGGTAGCTGGGCAAAGCCATTCTCATATTTATGGTTGTTTATGCAAGGCCTTAGGCCCAACAGTGCAACTTGACACCATTATTGATATTGAGGGTGTTTTTACTCCAGCCAATGATCCGTGGATGGAGAAAGTATTTGAGCATTGCACAAAACTGAATGGTATTCGGCCAATAGAGAAAACGGTATCTTATTTTACGGATGCATCAGCTTTAAAATCCGTGATCGGCAACCCTCCCACTGTTATTCTAGGCCCGGGCCAACCTGAGATGGCGCATCAGACCGATGAATTTTGCTATGTCGATAAGATTGAAGATGCGACTAAATTATTTGCCAACCTTATTTCCGATTGGCAAAAACCCTAA
- a CDS encoding amidase, translated as MNTNAKLMKPSLDLLQACQQIQQKQLKVDDYLAQCIARAEQVESELKAFTARASLQELQRQSGTGPLMGIPVAVKDIIATKDFVTSNGSAIYKDFVPSEDAEIVKKIRSLGGVIFGKSVTTEFAWRHAGATTNPWNSAHTPGGSSSGSAAAVACGIVPLGLGSQTAGSIIRPASFCGVVGYKASFGSVPRKGVHPVSGSLDHIGFFTRSVADARFAFNLLRNTVIDEEDAIVLEELTQKPLSETLKNHKPRIGILKTPFDELLSQEQIKTVKIAESSLNASGVSTEEITLPQIYWDGIEALAVLMACEAAVVHEKHLEKFPDLLSLDMRELIEKGNACSVGNYIKAKNLQAKLRLSLAEYFQRFDAILAAPATGEAPKGLSFTGNPIFCSLWTFIGAPAIALPVTKSSNGLPLGIQLIGNYREDEKLLNIAQFAEECIKTAGGQS; from the coding sequence ATGAATACAAACGCAAAACTCATGAAGCCATCCTTAGATTTATTGCAGGCATGCCAACAAATACAACAAAAACAGCTCAAAGTTGATGATTATTTGGCGCAATGTATAGCGCGAGCAGAACAAGTTGAGTCGGAATTAAAGGCGTTTACGGCAAGAGCATCATTACAAGAGCTGCAGCGCCAATCGGGAACGGGTCCATTAATGGGCATTCCGGTGGCTGTAAAAGACATCATTGCAACGAAGGATTTTGTTACAAGCAATGGCTCAGCGATATATAAGGATTTTGTCCCGAGTGAAGATGCTGAAATTGTCAAAAAAATCCGTAGTTTAGGTGGCGTTATCTTTGGCAAAAGCGTAACAACTGAATTTGCCTGGCGTCATGCCGGCGCCACAACCAATCCATGGAATAGCGCCCATACTCCCGGGGGCTCATCAAGCGGCTCGGCTGCCGCTGTAGCGTGCGGAATTGTGCCCTTAGGCTTGGGTTCCCAAACTGCTGGATCGATTATTAGGCCAGCATCATTTTGCGGTGTTGTTGGCTATAAAGCCAGCTTTGGAAGCGTTCCACGTAAAGGCGTCCACCCGGTTTCTGGCTCGCTAGACCATATCGGATTTTTTACAAGATCTGTGGCGGATGCGAGATTTGCATTTAACTTACTCCGCAATACCGTCATCGATGAGGAAGATGCAATTGTTTTAGAGGAGCTGACTCAGAAACCACTAAGTGAGACTCTAAAAAATCACAAGCCTCGAATTGGCATCCTAAAAACACCCTTTGATGAATTATTAAGCCAAGAGCAGATCAAAACAGTAAAGATAGCTGAATCATCACTTAATGCGTCTGGTGTCAGCACGGAAGAAATCACACTCCCACAAATTTACTGGGATGGGATAGAGGCTTTAGCAGTTTTAATGGCATGTGAAGCTGCGGTAGTTCATGAAAAGCACTTGGAGAAATTTCCAGATTTACTAAGCCTGGACATGAGAGAACTCATCGAGAAAGGAAATGCCTGTTCGGTCGGCAATTACATCAAGGCAAAAAATCTCCAGGCAAAATTACGTCTCTCTCTGGCTGAATATTTTCAAAGATTTGATGCGATATTGGCGGCTCCAGCAACAGGAGAAGCGCCTAAGGGTCTCAGTTTTACTGGAAATCCCATCTTTTGCTCTCTTTGGACCTTTATTGGTGCACCAGCAATTGCACTCCCTGTCACAAAATCAAGCAATGGGCTACCGCTAGGAATTCAACTTATTGGCAATTACAGAGAAGATGAAAAATTGCTCAACATCGCACAGTTTGCTGAAGAATGCATTAAGACGGCGGGTGGGCAGTCTTAG
- a CDS encoding branched-chain amino acid ABC transporter permease, whose amino-acid sequence MSFDIFLQYLLNGLMLGVIYAIVAVGFTLYFGVLDVIKFSHGDILMVGAFAGLTAYIGIAGTFDSPWLQLLILVLISVSVAAFLGALIARYLILPLQKAPPINTLLVTLMLGLALREAVRLFYPNGSNPKPFPRLLPTDGIALGEFTLRSDSLILLLTGIICIVAVQRLITRSKIGLAIRAVAQDSETARIMGINFRQIVLITFMLGSALAALAGLMNGLYYNEVNFSMGLLLGVIGFSAAVVGGLGNFYGAIVGGFLFAALQTIGAVLLPAIFPDVPSAYKDVFAFTVIIIIMGLKPTGLISEKSSERV is encoded by the coding sequence ATGTCGTTTGATATATTTTTGCAGTATCTGCTTAACGGCTTAATGTTAGGCGTCATTTATGCGATTGTTGCAGTGGGTTTTACTCTCTACTTCGGTGTTTTGGATGTAATTAAGTTTTCGCACGGCGATATTTTGATGGTGGGTGCTTTTGCTGGACTCACTGCTTATATTGGCATAGCGGGTACCTTTGACTCCCCATGGCTGCAACTATTAATACTTGTCTTAATTAGTGTCTCGGTGGCAGCATTCTTGGGTGCTCTGATTGCGCGTTACTTAATTCTGCCTTTGCAAAAGGCTCCCCCCATTAATACATTGCTCGTCACGTTGATGTTGGGCTTAGCCTTACGCGAAGCAGTGCGCCTTTTTTACCCAAATGGCTCTAATCCAAAACCTTTCCCAAGACTTCTGCCAACAGATGGGATCGCGCTTGGGGAGTTTACCTTGCGCTCAGACAGCCTCATTTTGTTGCTAACGGGAATCATCTGTATTGTGGCTGTTCAAAGGTTGATTACCCGCAGTAAGATCGGGTTGGCTATCAGAGCAGTGGCACAGGATAGCGAGACGGCTCGAATCATGGGTATTAACTTTCGTCAAATTGTTTTAATCACATTTATGCTTGGGTCTGCCTTGGCGGCACTGGCTGGCTTAATGAATGGCTTGTATTACAACGAAGTGAACTTCAGCATGGGGCTTTTGCTAGGCGTCATTGGTTTTTCTGCAGCTGTTGTAGGTGGCCTTGGAAATTTTTACGGGGCAATTGTGGGTGGCTTTCTTTTTGCGGCACTGCAGACTATTGGCGCTGTGTTGCTACCAGCGATTTTCCCTGATGTTCCTAGTGCCTATAAGGATGTATTTGCATTTACTGTAATTATTATCATCATGGGATTAAAGCCAACCGGTTTGATTTCTGAAAAATCAAGCGAGCGAGTGTAA
- a CDS encoding branched-chain amino acid ABC transporter permease, which produces MKLLITTFILSLLYSILLLGSESQIEVGGLVFLAFAVSVVGKKMGLMDLLAAAVREHPQFPAYASVAGVLITMVVFHNSHFALLMLATVLIYSVVCLGLNIQFGYVGIVNFAGAAFFGIGSYTAAILATYTAVPHILILVLAACVSALIGSILIYPVLRTRGHYAALVTIAFGILFRNFLEVNDSLGGPQGMKIPAMNLFGWNLSNGVEIAGYEISFYIPYLLIALVLLILSFKLTRNLERSWIGLSMDMVRTDEIAASTFGVKIAHWKIVAFTLGNLIAGMAGALYGMMTAYVAPNNFTFADSLIMVSIVILGGIGNPWGIIPAAAIVVILPEKLQFIQEYRFLLYAIVVILILLFRPDGLLPRRIREYFPGNKAGGEK; this is translated from the coding sequence ATGAAGTTACTAATTACTACTTTTATATTGAGCTTGCTCTACAGTATTTTATTGCTGGGATCAGAAAGTCAGATTGAGGTTGGCGGCCTAGTCTTTTTGGCTTTTGCTGTTAGTGTTGTTGGTAAAAAAATGGGTCTGATGGACCTCTTGGCTGCTGCCGTGCGAGAACATCCGCAGTTCCCGGCATATGCTTCTGTTGCTGGCGTGCTCATTACCATGGTGGTGTTTCATAACTCTCACTTTGCTTTACTAATGCTGGCTACAGTGCTTATTTACTCTGTAGTTTGTCTCGGTTTAAATATTCAGTTTGGGTATGTTGGAATAGTTAACTTTGCTGGAGCAGCTTTTTTTGGCATCGGGAGCTACACAGCGGCAATCTTAGCAACCTATACTGCCGTTCCACATATTTTGATCTTAGTACTGGCCGCATGCGTATCTGCCTTGATTGGATCAATTCTCATTTATCCAGTCTTGAGAACCCGAGGTCACTATGCGGCTTTGGTAACCATTGCATTTGGTATTTTATTTAGAAATTTTCTAGAGGTAAACGATAGTTTAGGCGGCCCTCAAGGAATGAAGATTCCAGCCATGAACTTATTTGGCTGGAATCTCTCGAATGGAGTTGAGATCGCTGGATATGAGATTTCCTTCTATATCCCTTATTTATTAATTGCTTTAGTCCTGTTAATTTTAAGCTTCAAGCTTACTCGTAATTTAGAGCGCTCATGGATAGGATTAAGTATGGACATGGTGCGTACTGATGAGATTGCCGCTTCCACATTTGGTGTCAAGATTGCGCATTGGAAAATTGTGGCATTCACATTGGGTAATTTGATAGCGGGTATGGCTGGTGCCCTATATGGAATGATGACTGCTTATGTAGCTCCCAATAATTTTACTTTTGCCGACTCGTTGATAATGGTCTCCATTGTTATTTTGGGCGGAATTGGCAATCCTTGGGGCATCATTCCTGCTGCAGCTATTGTGGTTATCCTTCCAGAGAAGCTGCAGTTTATTCAGGAATATCGTTTTTTGCTGTACGCAATTGTTGTGATTTTAATTTTGTTATTCCGTCCTGATGGCCTATTACCTCGAAGAATCCGAGAGTATTTCCCTGGCAATAAAGCGGGGGGTGAAAAATGA